CTATCAGGGCTCTGAGAAAAAGGTTTCCGGAAAGCTTCATTTCGTTTTTGACTGAGATAGAATCCGAGCCGATTTTGAGGTTTAATCCGTATCTGAATGAGAGGATAATCCTGGATAGAAAGAAGTACGGTAATTTTTTTTATCTGCTAAAGACGATTAGAAAGCTCAGAAAGGAGAATTTCGATTTAGCCATAGATTTTTTCGGGAATCCACGTAGCGCCTACCTCACTTTCTTGTCCGGAGCCAGGCATCGTCTGGGATACGACCTGCGCTATCGAGGACTTCTGTACAATCTTTTAATCCCGCGCGGTAATTCCTCAGAATATGCGGCTTTATCTCGTCTGAGAGCTCTCAAGCCTCTGGGAATTGAATCGGATGACTGTAAGCTGGATTTTTTCCTGTCAGATGAGGCCAGGAGCTTTGCAGAGCATTTTTTTCAAAAAGAAAATCTGAATAATGAAAATCTGACAATATCGGTTTCTCCAACCAGTCGAAGAAAATTCAACTTTTATTCCCTGGACAGGTATGCGCAAATCTGCGACTGGCTTATTCAGGAGTTTGCAGCTAAGATAATTTTGGCCTGGGGACCCGGAGAAGAAAAAATCGTTCAGGATGTATTATCTAAAATGAGAAGTAAACCAATTATCTCTCCACCCACGCCCACCCTTTTAGAGTTAGGAGCGGTTTTGGAAAGATGTGACCTGCACATAGGAAATGATAATGGAACCAAGCATATCGCCACAGCAGTGGGGAAACCAACTTTTACCATTTATGGTCCCAATAGTCCTTTAAGCTGGACTTTCCCTGATCCTCTCAGGCATAGCTATGTCAAAAAGGAAGTCGATTGTCCGAACTGCGAAAATGAAAAACACAGATGCGAAAGTCTGGAGTGCCTGGATTATTCGGTGGAAGAAGTGAAAACAAAAATCAAAGAGTTTCTAAATTCTTTGAGTGAATTGAAAGATAACCTCACCCTATCCCTCTCCTTGAAAAGGAGAGGGAACTGAATGTAGCGGAAACCTTCAGGTTTCCATCTGTTTTTGAAGGTGTGATGGAAGGCTGAAGCCTTTCGTTACAAAAAGAACGTCGGGGATGAATCCTTATGCTACGAAAGAAACTGGAGTGTAAACCTTCAGGTTTACCATTAAGAAAAGCTAAAGCTTTATACTCCAGTACGAGGCATCAACCATTCGGACTCAAAAGAGGATGAAAAGAACTCTCAACATTCTGCAACTGGTGAACTTTCGCTGGTATAATGCCTGCGCTCATTATGCGGTAGCTCTTTCTTCTGGTTTGCAGAAAAGAGGTCATCGGGTGATTCTGGCAGGGGACAGGAATTCTCCTCCCCTGCAGTTGGCTCACCAGATGGGCTTGGAGGTTTTTCCCGATTTGTATTTGAGCTATCAAAATCCAGGCAGGTTTTTCTATAACATCAAAAGATTG
The Candidatus Zixiibacteriota bacterium genome window above contains:
- a CDS encoding glycosyltransferase family 9 protein; this translates as IRALRKRFPESFISFLTEIESEPILRFNPYLNERIILDRKKYGNFFYLLKTIRKLRKENFDLAIDFFGNPRSAYLTFLSGARHRLGYDLRYRGLLYNLLIPRGNSSEYAALSRLRALKPLGIESDDCKLDFFLSDEARSFAEHFFQKENLNNENLTISVSPTSRRKFNFYSLDRYAQICDWLIQEFAAKIILAWGPGEEKIVQDVLSKMRSKPIISPPTPTLLELGAVLERCDLHIGNDNGTKHIATAVGKPTFTIYGPNSPLSWTFPDPLRHSYVKKEVDCPNCENEKHRCESLECLDYSVEEVKTKIKEFLNSLSELKDNLTLSLSLKRRGN